In Mycolicibacterium phocaicum, one DNA window encodes the following:
- the cofC gene encoding 2-phospho-L-lactate guanylyltransferase: MSGDPRVQTAGDGAGVGLIIAVKRLAAAKTRLAPVFAGDLREQVVLAMLLDTITAALAVPAVGSVTVVTPDPDAAAAVRELGAGVLLDPTPAGHPDPLNHALAATERVLRDRVTNVAVLQGDLPALRTAELADAIAGASGHARSFIADRHRTGTAALFAFGAPLVPEFGADSARRHADSGAVELSGDWPGLRCDIDTPDDLETARRLGVGPATTRIVG, encoded by the coding sequence ATGAGCGGCGACCCGAGGGTGCAGACGGCCGGCGATGGCGCCGGTGTCGGGTTGATCATCGCGGTGAAACGGCTGGCCGCGGCCAAGACCCGACTGGCCCCGGTTTTCGCCGGCGATCTGCGCGAGCAGGTGGTGCTCGCGATGCTGCTCGACACCATCACCGCGGCCCTGGCCGTGCCGGCCGTCGGCTCGGTAACCGTCGTCACGCCCGACCCGGACGCCGCCGCCGCGGTGCGCGAACTCGGTGCCGGCGTGCTGCTGGACCCCACGCCGGCCGGACACCCCGATCCGTTGAATCACGCACTCGCCGCCACCGAGCGCGTGCTGCGGGACCGGGTGACGAACGTCGCGGTGTTGCAAGGTGACCTGCCCGCGCTGCGCACCGCGGAATTGGCCGACGCGATCGCCGGCGCCAGTGGGCATGCCCGCAGTTTCATCGCCGACCGGCACCGCACCGGTACCGCGGCACTGTTCGCCTTCGGTGCCCCACTCGTTCCCGAGTTCGGCGCCGATTCCGCACGGCGCCATGCCGATTCGGGCGCGGTGGAACTGTCGGGTGACTGGCCGGGGCTACGCTGCGACATCGACACCCCGGACGACCTGGAGACGGCGCGCCGGCTTGGTGTCGGGCCGGCCACGACGCGGATCGTCGGCTGA